A stretch of Acidimicrobiales bacterium DNA encodes these proteins:
- a CDS encoding amidohydrolase family protein, with amino-acid sequence MADIDFRFFDCDNHYYEAKDAFTRYIDPEYGKRAMQWAIVDGRERLLVGGRINRFIPNPTWDPIAKPGSLDEYFRGRNPRGEDTSVLFGDLDSLADHPEYQNRDARLALMDRQGMEGAIFLPTLGVGMEQALIGDVPALLAAISAFNRWMEEDWGFAYEERIFAAPYITLADADHAVRELTWALERDARFVVMVGGPIVVNGIGRSPADPVYEPFWTLANEAGITVCYHGGDSRYAKYAADWGEKPETEAFRQNPFRSLASYNPIQDTIANLLAHRLFEKHPNLRIASIETGSDWVFHLFEKLKKSFGQTPHLYPEDPRETFKRHVWVSPFYEDELGELRELLGSDHILMGSDYPHAEGLTDPASYIKDLRNFGYPEPDSRLVMRENGIALSTRRPV; translated from the coding sequence CTGCGACAACCACTACTACGAGGCGAAGGACGCGTTCACCCGGTACATCGATCCTGAGTACGGCAAGAGGGCGATGCAGTGGGCGATCGTCGACGGCCGGGAGCGTCTGCTGGTCGGAGGACGGATAAACCGCTTCATCCCAAACCCGACATGGGACCCGATCGCCAAACCGGGCTCGCTTGACGAGTACTTCCGTGGCAGGAACCCGCGAGGAGAGGACACCAGTGTCCTGTTCGGCGACCTCGACAGCCTGGCCGACCATCCCGAGTACCAGAACCGTGACGCGCGGCTGGCCCTCATGGACAGGCAGGGCATGGAGGGAGCGATCTTCCTCCCCACGCTGGGCGTGGGGATGGAGCAGGCCCTCATCGGGGACGTTCCGGCGCTCCTGGCGGCCATCTCGGCTTTCAACCGCTGGATGGAGGAGGACTGGGGCTTCGCCTACGAGGAGCGCATCTTCGCCGCTCCATACATCACCCTCGCCGACGCAGACCACGCGGTGCGCGAGCTGACCTGGGCGCTCGAGCGCGATGCCCGGTTCGTCGTCATGGTCGGCGGTCCGATCGTCGTGAACGGAATCGGCCGTTCACCGGCGGATCCCGTCTACGAGCCGTTCTGGACGCTCGCCAACGAGGCGGGAATCACGGTTTGCTATCACGGCGGTGACAGCCGGTACGCCAAGTACGCCGCCGACTGGGGCGAGAAGCCCGAGACCGAAGCGTTCCGCCAGAACCCGTTCCGATCCCTCGCTTCTTACAACCCGATCCAGGACACCATCGCCAACCTCCTTGCGCACCGGCTCTTCGAGAAGCATCCGAACCTGCGGATCGCGTCGATCGAGACCGGTTCGGATTGGGTCTTCCACCTGTTCGAGAAGCTGAAGAAGTCGTTCGGGCAGACCCCCCACCTCTATCCGGAGGACCCCCGTGAGACGTTCAAGCGCCACGTGTGGGTGTCTCCCTTCTACGAGGACGAGTTGGGCGAGCTGCGCGAGCTGCTGGGGTCGGACCACATCTTGATGGGATCCGACTACCCCCACGCGGAGGGGCTCACCGATCCGGCGAGCTACATAAAGGACCTGCGCAACTTTGGCTACCCGGAACCGGACAGCCGGCTGGTCATGCGCGAGAACGGCATCGCGCTATCGACCCGGCGTCCTGTCTGA
- a CDS encoding amidohydrolase family protein, whose protein sequence is MTFPQGVAIVDTMIGFPHGDMKKTYAFITRQTKDRQSSEEYHFPVEYMFKDVPEKELVKADDPIAVTLSEMDRWGVEKGLIGLGGDQGLGEEAVKRYPDRFIASAGCDPNEGMEGIRKLVHLHETYGVRAVTAFPAGTYPQVAINDKKMYPIYAKCVELGIPMFCTAGVPGPRIRFAPQHVELIDEVMYDFPELVFVTRHGCEPWADLAVKLMLKWPGLHFSTSAFAPRYYPKAVIDYANTRGADKVIYAGYFPMGLSLERIMTELPNVPFKDEVWPKFLRGNAMRVLGLGE, encoded by the coding sequence GTGACGTTCCCACAAGGTGTCGCCATCGTCGACACCATGATCGGCTTCCCTCACGGGGACATGAAGAAGACCTACGCCTTCATCACCCGCCAGACCAAGGATCGCCAATCGAGCGAGGAGTACCACTTCCCCGTCGAGTACATGTTCAAGGACGTCCCCGAGAAGGAATTGGTCAAGGCGGACGATCCGATCGCGGTGACTCTCTCCGAGATGGACCGGTGGGGCGTTGAGAAGGGCCTGATAGGACTTGGTGGCGACCAGGGCCTCGGAGAGGAAGCCGTAAAGCGGTACCCCGACCGTTTCATCGCGTCCGCCGGATGCGACCCGAACGAGGGGATGGAGGGCATCCGCAAGTTGGTCCACCTACACGAGACTTACGGAGTGAGAGCGGTGACCGCGTTCCCGGCGGGAACGTATCCCCAGGTGGCGATCAACGATAAGAAGATGTATCCGATCTACGCCAAGTGCGTGGAGCTTGGGATCCCGATGTTCTGCACAGCCGGCGTGCCGGGCCCGCGGATTCGTTTCGCTCCACAGCATGTCGAGTTGATCGACGAGGTGATGTACGACTTTCCGGAACTCGTGTTCGTCACCCGCCACGGTTGCGAGCCCTGGGCCGACCTCGCGGTGAAGCTCATGTTGAAATGGCCCGGGCTGCACTTCTCCACCAGCGCCTTCGCCCCGCGCTATTACCCCAAGGCGGTGATCGACTACGCGAACACCCGCGGAGCCGACAAAGTCATCTATGCCGGCTACTTCCCGATGGGGCTCTCGCTCGAACGGATCATGACCGAGCTTCCGAACGTGCCGTTCAAGGACGAGGTGTGGCCGAAGTTCCTGCGGGGTAACGCGATGCGCGTGCTCGGTTTGGGGGAGTAG
- the katG gene encoding catalase/peroxidase HPI, with amino-acid sequence MSERGSESENPVIHAPTPTAHRPMSNQDWWPNQLNVQVLHQHSPESNPMDPGFNYREEFKKLDVEALKRDLIEVMTTSQEWWPADYGHYGPLLIRMTWHAAGTYRIHDGRGGGGEGAQRFAPLNSWPDNANLDKARRLLWPIKQKYGRKISWADLIILAGNVAYESMGFKTFGFGFGREDIWEPDEIFWGPEDEWLGDERYSGDRELAKPFGAVQMGLIYVNPEGPNGNPDPLAAARDIRETFRRMAMNDEETLALIIGGHTVGKTHGAASGDYVGPEPEGAPIEQQGIGWRNTFGTGKGDDSITSGIEGAWTNEPTKWDNGYLENLFNYDWELTTSPAGAHQWTPKNSEAQGTVPDAHDPSKRHAPMMLTTDLALKMDPIYAPIAKRFYENPDQLEEAFGKAWYKLLHRDMGPVSRYLGPWVPEPQLWQDPVPAVDHPLIGEDDIAALKRKILAAGLSVSQLVSTAWAAAASFRGTDKRGGANGGRIRLAPQKDWQVNDPTELAKVIQTFEQIQSDFNSSQSGGKKVSFADVVVLGGCAAVEQAAKNAGVDVKVPFTPGRTDASQEQTDVESFAVLEPMADGFRNYVRSGEKLPPETLLVDRANLLKLTAPEMTVLVGGMRVLNANYRQSKHGALTGRPESLTNDFFVNLLDMGTEWKTSASTENAYEGTDRASGKVKWTATAVDLVFGSNSQLRAISEVYGSDDAKEKFVQDFVAAWGKVMNLDRFDLA; translated from the coding sequence GTGTCTGAGCGCGGCAGCGAAAGTGAGAACCCTGTAATCCACGCCCCGACTCCTACGGCTCACCGTCCGATGTCGAACCAGGACTGGTGGCCGAATCAGCTGAACGTGCAAGTGCTGCACCAGCACTCGCCAGAGTCGAATCCGATGGACCCCGGTTTCAACTACCGGGAGGAGTTCAAGAAGCTCGACGTCGAAGCGCTCAAGCGGGACCTCATCGAGGTGATGACGACTTCGCAGGAGTGGTGGCCGGCTGACTACGGCCACTACGGGCCGCTGCTGATCCGGATGACGTGGCACGCCGCGGGCACCTACCGGATCCACGACGGTCGAGGCGGCGGCGGCGAAGGGGCCCAACGCTTTGCCCCTCTGAACAGCTGGCCGGACAACGCGAACCTCGACAAGGCGCGCCGGTTGCTGTGGCCGATCAAGCAGAAGTACGGCCGGAAGATCTCGTGGGCCGACCTGATCATCTTGGCCGGCAACGTCGCCTATGAGTCGATGGGTTTCAAGACCTTCGGATTCGGCTTCGGGCGTGAGGACATCTGGGAGCCCGACGAGATCTTCTGGGGTCCAGAGGACGAATGGCTGGGAGACGAGCGTTACAGCGGCGACAGGGAACTCGCCAAGCCTTTCGGAGCCGTGCAGATGGGCTTGATCTATGTGAACCCCGAGGGCCCCAACGGCAACCCTGATCCCCTCGCCGCCGCCAGGGATATTCGAGAGACCTTCCGGCGAATGGCCATGAACGACGAAGAGACGCTCGCGCTGATCATCGGGGGCCACACGGTCGGCAAAACCCACGGAGCTGCCAGCGGCGACTACGTCGGCCCCGAGCCCGAGGGCGCGCCCATCGAGCAGCAGGGCATCGGCTGGAGGAACACCTTCGGCACCGGCAAAGGCGATGATTCGATCACCAGTGGGATCGAAGGCGCCTGGACCAACGAACCCACCAAGTGGGACAACGGATACCTGGAGAACCTGTTCAATTACGACTGGGAGCTAACGACCAGCCCGGCGGGTGCGCACCAGTGGACTCCGAAGAATTCCGAAGCCCAGGGCACCGTTCCAGACGCGCACGATCCGTCGAAGAGGCACGCCCCGATGATGCTGACGACGGACCTGGCGCTAAAGATGGATCCGATCTACGCGCCGATCGCGAAGCGGTTCTACGAGAACCCGGATCAGCTCGAGGAAGCGTTCGGGAAGGCGTGGTACAAGCTGCTCCACCGCGACATGGGCCCCGTGTCCCGCTACCTCGGCCCTTGGGTACCGGAGCCCCAGCTGTGGCAAGACCCGGTGCCGGCAGTCGACCATCCGCTGATCGGCGAAGACGACATCGCCGCCCTCAAGCGCAAGATCCTCGCCGCGGGACTCTCGGTCTCGCAGTTGGTATCCACCGCCTGGGCGGCTGCGGCGAGCTTCCGTGGCACCGACAAGCGCGGCGGCGCAAACGGGGGGCGCATCCGTCTGGCTCCGCAGAAGGACTGGCAGGTCAACGACCCCACCGAGCTGGCCAAGGTGATACAGACCTTCGAGCAGATCCAGAGCGACTTCAACAGCTCGCAGTCCGGTGGGAAGAAGGTGTCCTTCGCCGACGTGGTCGTACTCGGTGGCTGCGCGGCCGTGGAGCAAGCTGCGAAGAACGCCGGGGTCGACGTCAAGGTCCCGTTCACTCCCGGACGCACGGACGCATCCCAGGAGCAAACTGACGTCGAGTCGTTCGCTGTGCTCGAGCCGATGGCCGACGGATTCCGCAACTACGTGCGATCCGGCGAGAAGCTCCCCCCGGAGACCCTTCTCGTGGACCGGGCCAACCTGTTGAAGCTCACGGCTCCCGAAATGACGGTACTGGTAGGCGGCATGCGAGTCCTGAACGCCAACTACAGGCAATCCAAGCACGGGGCGCTCACCGGCCGGCCCGAATCACTGACGAATGATTTCTTCGTGAACCTGCTCGACATGGGCACCGAGTGGAAGACATCCGCCTCGACGGAGAACGCGTACGAGGGCACCGATCGCGCTTCCGGGAAGGTCAAATGGACCGCCACTGCAGTCGATCTCGTTTTCGGTTCGAACTCCCAGCTCCGGGCGATATCAGAGGTCTACGGATCTGACGACGCGAAGGAGAAGTTCGTGCAGGACTTCGTGGCGGCGTGGGGCAAGGTCATGAACCTTGACCGGTTCGACCTGGCCTGA
- a CDS encoding transcriptional repressor: MTAQRRVVAEVLAGEHVHLTADAVYTRAQRVLPEISLATVYNTLNELVDMGEVIEISTGDGAKRYDPNTTLAHHHLYCVECGMLRDVNPEGTERLALPVSQRHGFDLFDMDIVFRGRCPDCRAGTRS, from the coding sequence ATGACTGCCCAGCGTCGAGTGGTCGCCGAGGTGCTCGCGGGGGAGCACGTCCACTTGACCGCCGATGCGGTCTACACCCGCGCTCAGAGAGTGCTCCCGGAGATCAGCCTCGCGACCGTGTACAACACGTTGAACGAGCTGGTCGACATGGGCGAGGTGATCGAGATATCGACGGGCGACGGTGCGAAGCGCTACGACCCCAACACGACGCTCGCGCATCATCATCTGTATTGCGTCGAATGCGGCATGTTGCGGGATGTCAACCCGGAAGGCACCGAGAGGCTCGCCCTACCGGTTAGCCAGCGACACGGCTTCGATCTGTTCGACATGGACATCGTGTTCCGAGGTCGCTGCCCAGACTGCCGCGCCGGCACACGATCCTGA
- a CDS encoding gluconokinase: MAAPELVLMGVSGSGKSTVGALLAGRLGWEFAEGDSMHPAANVGKMASGHPLTDDDRWPWLERIATWIQDRSAAGEPGIVTCSALKRKYRDVLRGPGVVFVYLKGTNDQIAHRLVARHGHFMPAALLDSQFVELEPPGPDENAITVDITATVQQQADEIIARLGLSGQALRP; the protein is encoded by the coding sequence TTGGCCGCGCCGGAACTGGTGTTGATGGGAGTCTCGGGGTCGGGGAAGTCCACGGTGGGTGCGCTACTGGCGGGGCGATTGGGTTGGGAATTCGCCGAAGGCGACAGCATGCATCCCGCAGCAAACGTTGGCAAGATGGCTTCCGGGCATCCTCTAACCGACGATGACCGCTGGCCGTGGCTGGAGAGGATCGCGACTTGGATCCAGGACCGAAGCGCTGCTGGCGAACCTGGGATCGTCACCTGTTCCGCGCTCAAGAGGAAATACAGGGACGTGCTGCGCGGGCCGGGTGTCGTGTTCGTCTATCTGAAAGGGACGAATGATCAGATAGCCCATCGGCTGGTTGCGCGGCATGGACACTTCATGCCGGCCGCACTGTTGGATTCGCAGTTCGTCGAGCTCGAACCGCCTGGCCCTGACGAGAACGCAATAACCGTGGACATCACCGCCACTGTGCAGCAGCAGGCGGACGAAATAATCGCCCGTTTGGGTCTGTCCGGTCAGGCGCTAAGGCCGTGA
- a CDS encoding TIGR03560 family F420-dependent LLM class oxidoreductase encodes MRFGIWASPLQPWEESLDLVQHCEATGWDTVYFADHFMPNGPGPEALDGDTLECWSIMAALAAQVPRMRLASLVTSVTYRHPAVLANIAAAVDRISRGRLTLGIGAGWQENEHAAYGIELGTIPERMDRFEEAVEVIISLLREPRTTFAGKYFQLTSATNQPAPTQERLPILIGGGGEKRTLRIAARRADEWNTWSTPDVLAHKVGVLRSYCDQLGRDPAEISVSTQALLYLSQDDSWLATKRSLDGAQPVIVGTPQEVVERVSRYADAGAEELIVPAFNLGRTSRAKDTCDLFINEVASHFRS; translated from the coding sequence ATGCGATTCGGGATCTGGGCGTCGCCATTACAACCCTGGGAAGAGTCCCTCGATTTGGTACAGCATTGCGAGGCAACCGGATGGGACACGGTTTACTTCGCTGATCACTTCATGCCGAACGGTCCGGGACCGGAAGCGCTCGATGGTGACACTCTCGAGTGCTGGTCGATCATGGCGGCCCTGGCCGCGCAAGTGCCTCGCATGCGACTGGCGTCGCTCGTCACGAGCGTCACCTACCGCCACCCCGCCGTTCTGGCGAACATCGCCGCGGCGGTCGACCGGATCAGCCGTGGCCGGCTCACCCTCGGGATCGGAGCCGGGTGGCAGGAGAACGAGCACGCCGCGTACGGCATCGAGCTCGGGACGATTCCGGAACGCATGGACCGATTCGAGGAGGCCGTCGAGGTAATCATTTCTCTGCTCCGCGAACCCCGCACAACGTTCGCCGGCAAGTACTTCCAGCTGACCAGCGCAACCAACCAGCCCGCACCAACCCAGGAGCGCCTGCCCATCCTCATCGGAGGTGGCGGGGAGAAGCGCACCCTCCGCATAGCCGCCCGACGCGCTGACGAGTGGAACACATGGTCCACGCCTGACGTACTCGCTCACAAGGTTGGCGTCCTGCGAAGCTACTGCGACCAACTCGGCCGTGATCCGGCGGAGATCTCGGTTTCGACTCAGGCTCTTTTGTATCTGTCCCAGGACGACTCGTGGCTGGCAACCAAGAGGTCTCTCGACGGGGCCCAGCCAGTCATCGTCGGGACTCCACAGGAGGTCGTCGAGAGGGTGTCGCGTTACGCCGATGCGGGCGCGGAAGAACTCATCGTCCCCGCCTTCAACCTTGGGCGGACGAGCCGCGCCAAGGACACGTGCGACCTGTTCATCAACGAGGTCGCATCCCATTTCCGCTCCTGA